Proteins encoded together in one Halomarina salina window:
- a CDS encoding geranylgeranylglycerol-phosphate geranylgeranyltransferase translates to MRETLRGLLDLTRPVNAVAAGALTLIGAFIAGVEAGGVSEYPLEAAAATLATVFAVGAGNAINDYFDRDIDAINAPERAIPRGAVSARGALWFSVALFVAAIALALTLPLLAIAIATFNLVALVVYTEWFKGLPGVGNLVVAYLGGSTFLFGGAAVHSGQAGLTTVGVLAALAALSTFTREVVKDVEDLAGDREEGLNTLPIAIGERSALVVGTVALVVAVLASPVPYVRETFGLGYLLVVVPADLVMLGAAAESYSDPTAAQEHLKYGMFLAAAAFVVGRVAPLGL, encoded by the coding sequence ATGCGCGAGACGCTCCGGGGGCTGCTCGACCTCACCCGACCGGTCAACGCCGTGGCCGCGGGTGCGCTCACGCTCATCGGAGCCTTCATCGCCGGCGTCGAGGCCGGGGGCGTCTCCGAGTACCCGCTCGAAGCAGCGGCCGCGACGCTCGCCACGGTCTTCGCCGTCGGCGCGGGCAACGCCATCAACGACTACTTCGACCGGGACATCGACGCCATCAACGCCCCCGAGCGGGCCATCCCGCGCGGTGCCGTCTCCGCCCGTGGCGCGCTCTGGTTCAGCGTCGCGCTGTTCGTCGCCGCAATCGCGCTCGCCCTGACGCTCCCCCTGCTCGCCATCGCCATCGCGACGTTCAACCTCGTCGCGCTGGTCGTCTACACGGAGTGGTTCAAGGGACTGCCGGGCGTCGGCAACCTCGTCGTCGCCTACCTCGGCGGGAGCACGTTCCTCTTCGGCGGCGCGGCGGTCCACAGCGGCCAGGCGGGACTGACGACGGTGGGCGTCCTCGCCGCGCTGGCGGCGCTCTCGACGTTCACTCGCGAGGTGGTCAAGGACGTCGAGGACCTCGCAGGTGACCGCGAGGAGGGGTTGAACACGCTCCCCATCGCCATCGGCGAGCGGTCGGCGCTCGTCGTCGGCACCGTGGCGCTCGTCGTCGCCGTCCTCGCCAGTCCCGTGCCGTACGTTCGCGAGACGTTCGGCCTGGGCTACCTGCTGGTCGTCGTCCCGGCCGACCTCGTGATGCTCGGTGCGGCCGCGGAGAGCTACTCCGACCCGACAGCCGCCCAGGAGCACCTGAAGTACGGGATGTTCCTCGCGGCGGCCGCGTTCGTCGTCGGCAGGGTCGCCCCGCTCGGCCTCTGA
- a CDS encoding DUF5798 family protein yields MGFGGTTQKLQKVASMAEDVYAKLNELRDQIQAMRETVERVDRRTAENRALLEAIAAEEDVDVDSVLTETAIEEAEDVDSTTEESSNGAESTDDTTSETTTDTSTSTTSDGTDATDQPSSDQHAGDDTTTNPSD; encoded by the coding sequence ATGGGATTCGGAGGAACCACGCAGAAGCTCCAGAAGGTCGCCAGCATGGCCGAGGACGTCTACGCGAAGCTCAACGAGCTCCGCGACCAGATCCAGGCGATGCGAGAGACGGTCGAGCGGGTCGACCGCCGCACCGCCGAGAACCGCGCGCTGCTCGAAGCCATCGCCGCCGAGGAGGACGTCGACGTGGACAGCGTCCTCACCGAGACGGCCATCGAGGAGGCCGAGGACGTCGACTCGACGACCGAAGAGTCGTCGAACGGAGCCGAGTCTACAGACGACACCACGAGCGAGACTACGACCGATACGTCCACGTCGACCACATCGGACGGGACCGATGCGACCGACCAGCCGTCGAGCGACCAGCACGCCGGCGACGACACGACGACGAACCCGAGCGACTGA
- a CDS encoding CoA-binding protein: MPIQSNDELREVLESTTTIAVVGCSATPGKEAHEIPKYMQERGYEVIPVNPYADEVLGREAYDSLADVEEEIDMVDVFRPSDEVSGIVDGVLERDDVDTVWCQLGIRDDEAGERVEESGRNFVQDRCLKVEHGKLVA, from the coding sequence ATGCCCATCCAGTCGAACGACGAACTCCGGGAGGTACTCGAGTCGACGACCACCATCGCCGTCGTCGGCTGTTCCGCCACGCCCGGCAAGGAGGCCCACGAGATCCCGAAGTACATGCAGGAGCGCGGGTACGAGGTGATTCCAGTGAACCCCTACGCCGACGAGGTGCTCGGCCGTGAGGCGTACGACTCGCTGGCCGACGTCGAGGAGGAGATAGACATGGTCGACGTGTTCCGGCCGAGCGACGAGGTGTCGGGCATCGTCGACGGGGTGCTCGAACGCGACGACGTCGACACCGTCTGGTGCCAGCTCGGCATCCGCGACGACGAGGCCGGCGAGCGCGTCGAGGAGTCGGGCCGCAACTTCGTCCAGGACCGGTGTCTGAAGGTCGAGCACGGCAAGCTCGTCGCCTGA
- a CDS encoding mechanosensitive ion channel family protein yields MTGASEAVSQFLREMGVPQELAGTLGGAIVFVLSFVLLWAVGRAFVLPLVRRLMNSRDLDEHAKAPLLRLASLGLLFVAVSVAFGLAGFGNFLTSLATIAAAATLAIGLAMQDVLQNFVAGVFIYTDKPFRIGDWIEWDGNSGIVEDISLRVTRVRTFDNELLTVPNSQLTDGVIKNPVAKDKLRLKFTFGIDYSDDIQQATDIIVEEAEAHPDIMDDPAPSVRLTELADSSVGLQSRIWISNPSRADFMRIRGDYVTNVKGRFDEAGISIPFPQVDLSGGIELANGQAVANEVGD; encoded by the coding sequence ATGACCGGTGCGTCGGAGGCCGTCTCACAGTTCCTCCGGGAGATGGGCGTCCCCCAGGAACTGGCGGGGACGCTCGGCGGAGCCATCGTCTTCGTCCTCTCGTTCGTCCTGCTGTGGGCGGTGGGGCGCGCGTTCGTGCTCCCGCTGGTCCGCCGCCTGATGAACTCCCGCGACCTCGACGAGCACGCGAAGGCTCCCTTGCTCCGACTCGCGTCGCTCGGCCTGCTGTTCGTCGCCGTCTCGGTGGCGTTCGGGCTGGCGGGGTTCGGCAACTTCCTCACCTCGCTGGCCACCATCGCCGCGGCGGCGACGCTCGCCATCGGCCTGGCGATGCAGGACGTGCTCCAGAACTTCGTCGCGGGCGTGTTCATCTACACGGACAAGCCGTTCCGCATCGGCGACTGGATAGAGTGGGACGGTAACTCGGGCATCGTCGAGGACATCTCGCTGCGCGTCACGCGCGTCCGGACGTTCGACAACGAACTGCTGACCGTCCCCAACAGTCAGCTCACGGACGGCGTCATCAAGAACCCCGTCGCGAAGGACAAGCTTCGGCTGAAGTTCACCTTCGGCATCGACTACAGCGACGACATCCAGCAGGCGACCGACATCATCGTCGAGGAGGCCGAGGCCCACCCGGACATCATGGACGACCCGGCTCCCTCGGTGCGACTGACGGAACTCGCCGACTCGTCCGTCGGCCTCCAGTCGCGCATCTGGATCTCGAACCCATCGCGCGCCGACTTCATGCGCATCCGCGGCGACTACGTGACGAACGTGAAGGGGCGGTTCGACGAGGCGGGCATCTCCATCCCGTTCCCGCAGGTCGACCTCTCGGGCGGCATCGAACTCGCGAACGGGCAGGCAGTGGCGAACGAAGTCGGCGACTGA
- a CDS encoding YhbY family RNA-binding protein — protein MADDLKTLAHDAEVTVWVGKSGIESVAEELNDQLRDRTVVKVKFLRASRGGTTTDDLAEDLAERVNADVVDVRGHTAVYHR, from the coding sequence ATGGCAGACGACCTGAAGACGCTCGCACACGACGCGGAGGTCACCGTCTGGGTGGGCAAGAGCGGCATCGAGTCGGTGGCCGAGGAACTGAACGACCAGCTCCGTGACCGAACGGTGGTGAAGGTGAAGTTCCTGCGCGCGTCGCGCGGCGGCACGACCACCGACGACCTCGCCGAGGACCTCGCGGAGCGGGTGAACGCGGACGTGGTGGACGTCCGCGGGCACACCGCCGTCTATCATCGATGA
- a CDS encoding DUF7548 family protein, producing the protein MERTRLAPTVGIAACLVLLVALVVPYVLIQTPGIASTYYAAGPINPLFAGLFAMVALLAFAAGRQDRTDPAVAAATALVFGLFGALFCLLWLAGDPGSVILNLDLSPGSQAGESAFVQNLQYHPYVVLVVSLVVPASAGWYAHELGFF; encoded by the coding sequence ATGGAGCGGACGCGCCTCGCCCCCACCGTCGGTATCGCCGCCTGCCTCGTCCTCCTCGTGGCGCTCGTCGTGCCGTACGTCCTCATCCAGACGCCGGGTATCGCGAGCACGTACTACGCCGCAGGACCCATCAACCCGCTGTTCGCTGGACTGTTCGCGATGGTCGCGCTGCTGGCGTTCGCGGCCGGGCGACAGGACCGGACGGACCCCGCCGTCGCCGCCGCCACCGCGCTCGTGTTCGGACTGTTCGGCGCGCTGTTCTGCCTGCTGTGGCTGGCGGGCGACCCCGGGTCGGTCATCCTCAACCTCGACCTCTCGCCGGGGTCGCAGGCGGGCGAGTCCGCGTTCGTCCAGAACCTCCAGTACCACCCGTACGTCGTCCTCGTCGTCTCGCTGGTCGTCCCGGCGAGCGCGGGGTGGTACGCCCACGAACTCGGATTCTTCTGA